GTCGGTGATCTCCTCGCCGTCGAGCAGGATCTCGCCGTCCGTCACCACCTCGAGCAGGTTGATGCAACGCAGCAAGGTCGACTTGCCGGACCCCGACCCGCCGATCAGCACGACGACCTGACCTTCGTCGACCGTGAGGTCGACGCCGTTGAGCACGCGGGTGTCGCCGTAGCGCTTGCGTACGCCGCGCACCTCGAGCACCGCCGTCACACGACACCACCCGCCTGCTGACGCTGAGCAGCGCGAATCGTGTACCGGTCCGCAAGTCGCCCGCTCGGGATCGCAAGGACCATGAACAGCAGCGCCGCGATCACGACGGGAGTGAAGTTGAAGTTGCCCTCGTAGTCGATGGTCGCCTGCTGAACCGCGTCTACGGCTGCGCCGACGATTCCGACCAGCCCGACGTCCCGCTGCAACGACACGAACTCGTTCAGCAGGACGGGTACGACGTTGCGGATGGCCTGCGGCAGCACGACCAGGCGCAGCGTCTGGAACGAGCTCAGGCCGAGCGAGCGAGCGGCGGCACGCTGACTGGGGTGAACCGACAGGATGCCGGCGCGGAAGTCCTCGGTGACGAAGGCGGCGTAGGACAAAATGATCGCGATCGCCCCCCACACCTCCGCCGAGTTGGTGAGGCCGTGCAGCCGCAGCGACGGGATGCCTACGGCGAACAAGATCAGCAGCAGGATCATCGGGCAACCGCGGAACAGGTCGACGAACAGGGCACCGGCCACCCGCAGCGGCGCGAGCACCGGGCTCACCGAGGTCCTCATGGTGGCGACGATCAGTCCGAGCACCAACACGCACGGCACCACGACCGCGAGGATCTTCAAGTCGATGAGCAGTCCCCTGGCAACCGCAGGCGTGTCATGACGGAACGAATGCCCTGAGAAGAACGTCGCCTTCGCGTCGTGCCACCCAGGAGCGTGAGTGACGCCGAGCCAGGCTGCGACCGCCACGACCAGCGTGCTGACCACCGCCACGAGCGTCGAGCGCCGCTGCTGCCCGCGGCGGTACTCCCGGCGCCATTTCTCCTTGTCCGAGAGCGCAGCGTCGCTACTGAAGGACAGGCGCGTCGCCTTCCTGTGCGAGCCACTTCTGCTGGATCGCGGCCAGCTGCCCGCTCGCCTGCAACGCCTGCACCGCCTTGCTCACGCACGAGGTCAGCGGGCTGTCCTTCGCCAGCAGCGCACCGAACTGCTCAGGGTTGGGACCGGGAGCGAGCTGGCCGACGATGACGCTGCCCTTGACCTGAGCCGAAGTGATGTAGAACGCCGTCGGCAGGTCGACGACGAGACCGTCGATCTGGCCGTTCTTCAGCGCCTGTACGGCGAGCGCGTTGGAGCCGAAGAAGGCGCTCCCCGACGGCTTGATCACGTCGCTGATCGTCTGCTGGTCGGTGCTGCCCGACTGCGCGCCGAGCTTGAGCGACTGGAGGCCGGCGAACGTGGTGACCGACGCCGCCTTCGTGCCCTTCATCGCGACGACCGCCTCCGCGACGTTGTAGTACGGCGTGGAGAAGTCGACAGCCTTCTCCCGGCCGGCGTTGATCGTGAACTCGTCCAGGTCGAAGTCGAAGCTGCGCGCACCCGGGCCGATCGCCTGGGTGAACGTGATGCGCTTCACCTTGATCTGCGAGGTCGTGTAGCCGAGCTCCTTGGCGATGGCGAGGTCGACCGCGCTCTCGAACCCGTTGCCGTCGGTCGGCGTGTTGTTGTCGTTGAACCACGGCGGGTAGACGGGCTGGTCCACCCCGATCGTGATGTTGCCCGGCGACACCGTCTGCAGCGTGCCCGGGGCGCAGCCGGCGATGGCGGACGTCTGGGCAGTGCCCGTCGGGTTGCCGGTCGTCGCCGTGCTCCCGCCCGAGCTGGAGCTCCCGCAGCCGGCCAGCGCAAGACTCGCCGCGGCCAGCGCCGCCAACCCCGAAGCGACGCGATTCAACGTGTGCTCTCCCTATCCCCGAAGCGCAGTTGTGACCAGACCCGGAACCTTGCCCCACGACGGCTTGGCCATCAGCTTCGCAGCCAGCTCGCTGGCTTTGTGGGCGGTCTTGTGGCTGGCGAACCACATCGGCTTGATCGGCATCCGGAACGGACCGCGTACGACGGTCTTCTCGATGTCCGGTTCGGCGAGCATGAGCGAGTTGTGCACGAAGCCGATGCCGGACTGCACGTCGTCGATCGTGTGACCCGGGTAGGCGCCCCACGGCGTCGTACCGAGCAGGAAGCCGACGGCCGACCAGTGGTTCACGCCGATCGTCCCGTAGCGAAGGTCCGCGATGGCTTGCTCGACCGCGTCGGCCACCGCCGGGTCCTTCATCGACTTCGGGTGTACGACGATCGTGGCGCCGAGAGTCCCCCACAGGCCCTCGTTGGCGAACTCGACCGCCTTGCGAATGAAGTCCACCGTGTTGTCCGCGTCGATGCCGACCTCGCCGAAGACGCCGTTGAACGCCTCCGTCGTGAAGGCGATCTCGTCCGAGGAGCCCGGGCGCAGTCCGGGGATCATCGTCCACGGCACGCAGCCGTTGGCCTCCTCGCCGAAGCGCTGCGCGTCCGGGTGCGCGTCCACGAACGCGTCCCACCGCGCGCGGGCGCCGGGGTAATAGGCGTAGCGGTCCGCGGTGTCCTTCAACGTCGACTTCATCGCGTCCAGCAGCGCGTTGCGCTGCTCCCACGAGTTCGAGGTGATCAGGGCGCGCAGCGCGATGCAGTTGAAGCCGGCGTTGTTGGTCAGCATCGCGGCGATGTTCTGCGCTTGGAAGCTGACGTCCTTCGCCGTCCACGGACCCGGCACCACGATGACGGGCGAGACGTTGCCGAGCTCTCCGGTCACCGGCTTGGTGACCAGCGGGTCGTTCGCCGCCTTGCGGGTGAGGCCTTCCGGCCCGGTGCCGAACACGATCGCCTCGAAGGTCTTGTCCGAACCCGTCACGTGGACGTCGGTCACGTCGTCGTGGCGGACCAGGTGGGAGCCGACCTCGGCGCCGCCGTACACGATGCGCAGCACGCCGCGGTCGATCAGCTCGGCGCAGACCTTCTCGAAGATCGGACCGGCGTAGTCGTTGACCGGGTTCATCTTGAGCAAGACGACGTGCCGCCCGACGAAGAGCTTGTCGAGCGCGTCCGTGATCGGGATCGAGGACTGGTTTCCCGCACCCAGCACGAGGGACACCGCGGGTGACCCGCCGCCGAACCACGCCTGCGCCTGATGCTCGACCGCCTGCGCCGCCGTGACGCCGCGTCGCAACCACACGTCGGCGGTGAACCCGGAGAAGCCGACCTTGTCGAACGCGTCGACCGGGAAGGCCGGGATCGCCTGGTGCCCGCCGAGCACCGGATGCGGCGTACCGGGGAAGCTCGGCTTGCGACCGGCGGCGATGTCGGTCAGCGCGAGCTGCAGCATCCGCAGGTAGCGCCCGGTGATCATCACGCTGGTCCAGTCCTCGGCCGCCAACGGGTCGCTGACCGAGTAGTGCTTGGCCTCGCAGGAGACCCGGACCCACTCCTCGGCGAAGGTCAGCACCGAGTCGTTGAGGCGTTCGAGCAGCCCGATCATGTCGACGGCCGGCTCCTCGAACCAGCTCTTGGCGTGGGCCGCCAGGTCGGCGACCGCCGCGTCACAGGCTTCGATCGAGGTGGCCTGCTGCGTCGAGGTGGCTTCCGGGATCGCGATCGTTCCGTGCGCAGCCAGCTGTGTCATTGCCAGACCTCCGAGCGGACGAGCTCCAACGAGCACTACGTCCGATCCTGCCATGCTTGCATCTAGTTGTGTCCCGCCGCCGAACGCTGATCCTCGCCTCGGCCTCGCCTGCCCGGCTCCGGCTGCTGCGCGACGCCGGGATCGAGCCCACGGTGACGGTGAGCGGCGTCGACGAGAGCGCAGTGCCGACCGAGGACCCCGAGGCCATGGTGCTGGAGCTGGCCAGGCTCAAGGCCGAGGCGGTGGCAGTCGGTCAGCCGGCCCCCGCCACGCTCGTCCTCGGGGCGGACTCCACGCTGGTGCTCGACGGGGCGGCGCTCGGCAAGCCCGGCACCGCGGAGGCGGCGACGGCGCGCTGGCAACAGATGCGTGGCCGCGCCGGCACCTTGCTGACCGGCCACCACCTCATCGATGCCGACACCGGCAAGTCTGCGAGCGGCCTGGGGTCGACCACGGTGCACTTCGCCGACGCCTCCGACGAGGAGATCGCCGCGTACGTCGCGTCGGGCGAGCCGCTCGAGGTGGCCGGCGCCTTCACACTCGACGGGCGTGCCGCGCCCTTCATCGACCGGATCGAAGGTGATCCGAGCAACGTGATCGGGTTGTCGCTGCCCGTCGTACGCCGGCTGCTGGCCGAGCTCGGAGTCGGGATCGTGACGCTGTGGCAGTGACCGAGGCCGGCCTGGCCATCGGCCCGATCCCGGTCACCCCGCCGGTCGTGCTCGCCCCGATGGCGGGGGTGACGAACTCCGCCTTCCGCACGCTGTGCCGGTCCTTCGGCGCCGGCCTCTACGTCAGCGAGATGGTCTCCGCGCGCGCCCTCGTCGAGGGCAGCGAGCGAACCTTCAAGATGCTGGCGTTCGGTCCCGACGAGGACGTCCGCAGCATTCAGCTCTACGGGGTCGACCCGCACGTGGTCGGCCGGGCGGTCGACATCCTGCTCGATCACGGCGTCCATCACATCGACCTCAACATGGGCTGCCCGGTGCCCAAGGTGACCAAGCTCGGCGGCGGCGCGGCCCTGCCGATGCACCGGGTGCTGTTCACCGACCTGGTGCGATCAGCCGTCGCCGGCGCCGGGGGCGTGCCGGTCACGGTGAAGATGCGCATCGGCGTCGACGCGGACTCGATCACCTATCTCGACGCCGGCCGGATCGCCGCCGACGAGGGGGTGGCCGCCGTCGCCCTGCACGCCCGCACCGCGGAGCAGCTCTACTCCGGACACGCCGACTGGTCTGCGATCACGCGGCTCAAGGCCGCCGTTCCCGACGTGCCGGTCCTCGGCAACGGCGACATCTGGGTCGCCGACGACGGCATGCAGATGATGCGCGAGACCGGCTGCGACGGGGTCGTCGTCGGCCGCGGCTGTCTCGGCAAGCCGTGGCTGTTCCGCGACCTCGCCGACGCCTACGCCGGGAGGGAGGTCGCGCCGCCGCCCCGGCTCGGCGTCGTCGTCGAGGTCATGCGCCGCCACGTCCGGCTGCTGGTCGAGACGCTCGGGGACGAGTTCCTCGGCGTACGCGACTTCCGCAAGCACGTGAGCTGGTACCTCGCCGGCTACCCGGTCGGCGGCCTGGCCCGACGCGATCTGGCACAGACCTCGTCGCTTGCCGAGCTCGACGGGATGCTCGACGCCATGCTCGACCGGGTCGGCCGGGACGCCGAGCTGCCGGCGGGCGGCGAACGGATCGTCCGTGGTCACAGCAACGGGCCCCGCAAGGTCGCGCTCCCCGACGGCTGGCGGGAGTCCGCGCTCGACCCGACCCCGCCACCCGAAGCCGCCGACGTGCTTGTGTCTGGTGGCTAGTCCGATCCGATCTGCGGTGTTAGCCTTTTTCCCGAGGTCGGGTTCTCGTTGTATGGCGGGAAACTTCCACGCGCTTGTCCGCTGTCATTCGAGAGCACCGCGTCGACCAAGTCCCATTCGGGGCGAGCAGTTAAGGATCAAGTTTCATGGCTCAGGGCACCGTCAAGTGGTTCAACGCTGAGAAGGGCTACGGCTTCATCGCCCCCGGCGACGGCAGCGCGGACGTTTTCGTTCACTTCAGCGCGATTCAGGGCAACGGCTACCGCACCCTCGACGAGGGTCAGAACGTCGAGTTCGACGTGACGCAGGGCCAGAAGGGTCCGCAGGCGGAGAACGTCCGGGCTCTCTGAGTCCCTTTCACTGGCAACCGGTAAGGAGACAGGCAAGCGATGGGGTCACGACGGTCCACGATTCGTGGCGGCCGCCTCGGCGGTGCGCCGGGTTCTGAGGTCGACCGCGGCGGCGTCGTCGAGCCACGTCGGCAGGTCTCCTACTGGTGCCACGCCGGCCACGAGAGCAAGCCGGCTTTTGCACTGCACGTCGAGCTCCCGCAGACCTGGGCATGCCAGGTCTGCGGGCAGCCGGCGGGACCCGAGCAGGACGCCCCGCCGCCGCGGGAGCGGATGGCAGGCGGTCCCCCCAAGACTCCCTTCGAGTTCCTGATGATGCGCCGCACGATGGCCGAGGGCGACGTCCTGCTCGAAGAGGCACTCGCGAAGCTTCGCGAAGACCGCGCCGCGCGCTCGCGCGTCCGTTGACCGCGCGCCGCATCCGCTGATGGCGGAGGTGGCACCCGCTGCTGAGGGCACGTCCGTCGCAGCGGAGCACTCCCCTGTCGGCCCAGGGCCGACCGCTCCCCATTCCGCCGAGCAGCATCGTGCCGACAACCTGATCCTCGCGATCGCCTGCATCGCGCAGTTCATGGTGGTGCTCGACGTCTCGATCGTGAACGTCGCGCTCCCGCACATCGGCGACGACCTGCACTACTCAGCCACCGGCCTGCAGTGGGTCGTCAACGCCTACGTGCTGACCTTCGCCGGCTTCCTGCTGCTCGGTGGCCGGCTGGCCGACCTGTTCGGCCGTCGCCGGGTCTTCATCGGCGGGCTGCTGCTGTTCTCGCTGGCCAGCCTGCTCGGCGGCCTGGCGCAAAGCTCCGGTGAGCTGACCGCGGCCCGCGCCGTCCAAGGCCTCGGCGGCGCGGTCCTGTCACCGGCGACCCTCACGATCATCATGACGACGTTCGGGGAGGGGCCGCCGCGCCATCGGGCACTTGCGGCGTGGAGCTCGGTCTCCGGCCTCGGCGGCGCGGCCGGCGTGATCCTCGGCGGGGTACTGACCTCCGAGCTGTCGTGGCGCTGGGTCTTCTATGTCAACATCCCGATCGGCGCGGCCACCGTGTTCGCTGCGCTGAGCGTGCTGTCCGAGCGGCGCCGCCCCGACGCGGAGCGCTCGCTCGACATCCCCGGCGCGATCCTGGTCACCGGCGGTCTCGCGCTGCTGGTCTACGCGATCGTCGGCACCGACGTACACCCGTGGGGGTCCGTCCGGACGATCGGTCTGCTCGTCGCGGCCGTGGCGATCCTCGGCGCGTTCGTCGTGACCCAGACGCGGGTGAAGGCCCCGCTCATGCCGTTGAACTTGTTCGGCAACCGCAGCGTCACCGCAGCCGACCTCACGATGCTGCTGCTCGGCGTCGCGTTCTTCTCGATGTGGTACTTCCTGTCGCTCTACCTCCAGGACGTCAAAGGCAACGGGCCGCTGCGCGCGGGGCTGCTGTTCCTGCCGATGAGCGCAGCGATCATCGTCGGCGCCCGGCTGGCCGGCGCGATCATCGGGCGGCTCGGACCGCGAGTGATGCTGGTCATCGGGCTCGGCCTGTCAGCCGTCGGGTTCGGCTGGCTGACGCAGCTGAGCGCAACCAGCAGCTACGCCGGCGGGGTGCTCGGCGGGACGCTGCTGATCTCCTTCGGCATGGGCCTGTCGTTCACCCCGCTTGCCACCGCGGCGACCGCGGGCGTGCACTGGACGCAGGCGGGTCTGGCGTCCGGCCTGCTCAACACCGCCCGGCAGGTGGGCGGGTGCATCGGGCTCGCCGCGCTTGCGACGGTGGCGACCGACCGCACCCACTCGCTGCTGGCCGCCAACACGGTGCGCTACACCCCGCAGCTGGTCGTGAGCGGCGCGTCCGCGGTGACCTCCGGCTACGACCGCGCGTTCGCCGTCGCCGCCGTGGTGTGCGCGCTGGGGGCGCTGACGGCGCTCGCCATCCCGCGCACCCCCACCGCGCCGTCCGCTTGACCGCGGCCCTGCACGGGGGGCCGGCGCTCACCGAGACCTTCGACGTGGCGCT
This portion of the Mycobacteriales bacterium genome encodes:
- a CDS encoding RNA polymerase-binding protein RbpA, whose amino-acid sequence is MGSRRSTIRGGRLGGAPGSEVDRGGVVEPRRQVSYWCHAGHESKPAFALHVELPQTWACQVCGQPAGPEQDAPPPRERMAGGPPKTPFEFLMMRRTMAEGDVLLEEALAKLREDRAARSRVR
- a CDS encoding ABC transporter permease subunit (The N-terminal region of this protein, as described by TIGR01726, is a three transmembrane segment that identifies a subfamily of ABC transporter permease subunits, which specificities that include histidine, arginine, glutamine, glutamate, L-cystine (sic), the opines (in Agrobacterium) octopine and nopaline, etc.); protein product: MVSTLVVAVAAWLGVTHAPGWHDAKATFFSGHSFRHDTPAVARGLLIDLKILAVVVPCVLVLGLIVATMRTSVSPVLAPLRVAGALFVDLFRGCPMILLLILFAVGIPSLRLHGLTNSAEVWGAIAIILSYAAFVTEDFRAGILSVHPSQRAAARSLGLSSFQTLRLVVLPQAIRNVVPVLLNEFVSLQRDVGLVGIVGAAVDAVQQATIDYEGNFNFTPVVIAALLFMVLAIPSGRLADRYTIRAAQRQQAGGVV
- a CDS encoding nucleoside triphosphate pyrophosphatase, which codes for MSRRRTLILASASPARLRLLRDAGIEPTVTVSGVDESAVPTEDPEAMVLELARLKAEAVAVGQPAPATLVLGADSTLVLDGAALGKPGTAEAATARWQQMRGRAGTLLTGHHLIDADTGKSASGLGSTTVHFADASDEEIAAYVASGEPLEVAGAFTLDGRAAPFIDRIEGDPSNVIGLSLPVVRRLLAELGVGIVTLWQ
- a CDS encoding transporter substrate-binding domain-containing protein, encoding MNRVASGLAALAAASLALAGCGSSSSGGSTATTGNPTGTAQTSAIAGCAPGTLQTVSPGNITIGVDQPVYPPWFNDNNTPTDGNGFESAVDLAIAKELGYTTSQIKVKRITFTQAIGPGARSFDFDLDEFTINAGREKAVDFSTPYYNVAEAVVAMKGTKAASVTTFAGLQSLKLGAQSGSTDQQTISDVIKPSGSAFFGSNALAVQALKNGQIDGLVVDLPTAFYITSAQVKGSVIVGQLAPGPNPEQFGALLAKDSPLTSCVSKAVQALQASGQLAAIQQKWLAQEGDAPVLQ
- a CDS encoding MFS transporter gives rise to the protein MAEVAPAAEGTSVAAEHSPVGPGPTAPHSAEQHRADNLILAIACIAQFMVVLDVSIVNVALPHIGDDLHYSATGLQWVVNAYVLTFAGFLLLGGRLADLFGRRRVFIGGLLLFSLASLLGGLAQSSGELTAARAVQGLGGAVLSPATLTIIMTTFGEGPPRHRALAAWSSVSGLGGAAGVILGGVLTSELSWRWVFYVNIPIGAATVFAALSVLSERRRPDAERSLDIPGAILVTGGLALLVYAIVGTDVHPWGSVRTIGLLVAAVAILGAFVVTQTRVKAPLMPLNLFGNRSVTAADLTMLLLGVAFFSMWYFLSLYLQDVKGNGPLRAGLLFLPMSAAIIVGARLAGAIIGRLGPRVMLVIGLGLSAVGFGWLTQLSATSSYAGGVLGGTLLISFGMGLSFTPLATAATAGVHWTQAGLASGLLNTARQVGGCIGLAALATVATDRTHSLLAANTVRYTPQLVVSGASAVTSGYDRAFAVAAVVCALGALTALAIPRTPTAPSA
- the dusB gene encoding tRNA dihydrouridine synthase DusB, whose amino-acid sequence is MAVTEAGLAIGPIPVTPPVVLAPMAGVTNSAFRTLCRSFGAGLYVSEMVSARALVEGSERTFKMLAFGPDEDVRSIQLYGVDPHVVGRAVDILLDHGVHHIDLNMGCPVPKVTKLGGGAALPMHRVLFTDLVRSAVAGAGGVPVTVKMRIGVDADSITYLDAGRIAADEGVAAVALHARTAEQLYSGHADWSAITRLKAAVPDVPVLGNGDIWVADDGMQMMRETGCDGVVVGRGCLGKPWLFRDLADAYAGREVAPPPRLGVVVEVMRRHVRLLVETLGDEFLGVRDFRKHVSWYLAGYPVGGLARRDLAQTSSLAELDGMLDAMLDRVGRDAELPAGGERIVRGHSNGPRKVALPDGWRESALDPTPPPEAADVLVSGG
- a CDS encoding cold-shock protein, producing MAQGTVKWFNAEKGYGFIAPGDGSADVFVHFSAIQGNGYRTLDEGQNVEFDVTQGQKGPQAENVRAL
- a CDS encoding aldehyde dehydrogenase family protein, with the protein product MTQLAAHGTIAIPEATSTQQATSIEACDAAVADLAAHAKSWFEEPAVDMIGLLERLNDSVLTFAEEWVRVSCEAKHYSVSDPLAAEDWTSVMITGRYLRMLQLALTDIAAGRKPSFPGTPHPVLGGHQAIPAFPVDAFDKVGFSGFTADVWLRRGVTAAQAVEHQAQAWFGGGSPAVSLVLGAGNQSSIPITDALDKLFVGRHVVLLKMNPVNDYAGPIFEKVCAELIDRGVLRIVYGGAEVGSHLVRHDDVTDVHVTGSDKTFEAIVFGTGPEGLTRKAANDPLVTKPVTGELGNVSPVIVVPGPWTAKDVSFQAQNIAAMLTNNAGFNCIALRALITSNSWEQRNALLDAMKSTLKDTADRYAYYPGARARWDAFVDAHPDAQRFGEEANGCVPWTMIPGLRPGSSDEIAFTTEAFNGVFGEVGIDADNTVDFIRKAVEFANEGLWGTLGATIVVHPKSMKDPAVADAVEQAIADLRYGTIGVNHWSAVGFLLGTTPWGAYPGHTIDDVQSGIGFVHNSLMLAEPDIEKTVVRGPFRMPIKPMWFASHKTAHKASELAAKLMAKPSWGKVPGLVTTALRG